One window from the genome of Streptomyces sp. NBC_00708 encodes:
- a CDS encoding DUF4188 domain-containing protein — MFAKVTPGRTTAAAEGDVVVLLIGMRINHFRGVHHWLPVMLAMLRMLRELGAHRSRGLLGHTLLSGSPRTYYVVQYWESKEKLYAYASAPDMFHRKAWALLNRKEKKSRQHVGLWHETYIVPEGGYESIYADMPAYGLAAATGSLPIEGRGRRAADRLAHRSGAK, encoded by the coding sequence ATGTTCGCGAAAGTCACGCCGGGACGGACGACCGCCGCAGCCGAGGGCGATGTCGTCGTCCTGCTGATCGGCATGCGCATCAACCACTTCAGGGGCGTGCACCACTGGCTCCCGGTCATGCTGGCGATGCTGCGCATGCTGCGGGAGTTGGGGGCGCACAGGTCCAGGGGGCTGCTCGGCCACACGCTGCTGTCCGGCTCGCCGAGGACGTACTACGTCGTCCAGTACTGGGAGTCGAAGGAGAAGCTGTACGCGTACGCCTCGGCGCCCGACATGTTCCACCGCAAGGCGTGGGCGCTGCTCAACCGCAAGGAGAAGAAGTCCCGGCAGCACGTGGGGCTGTGGCACGAGACCTACATCGTGCCCGAGGGCGGCTACGAGTCCATCTACGCCGACATGCCGGCGTACGGACTGGCCGCGGCGACGGGGTCGCTGCCGATCGAGGGGCGGGGCCGCCGTGCGGCGGACCGGCTCGCGCATCGTTCCGGCGCGAAGTGA
- the ndgR gene encoding IclR family transcriptional regulator NdgR: MDNSSGVGVLDKAALVLSALESGPATLAGLVAATGLARPTAHRLAVALEHHRMVARDMQGRFILGPRLSELAAAAGEDRLLATAGPVLTHLRDITGESAQLYRRQGDMRICVAAAERLSGLRDTVPVGSTLTMKAGSSAQILMAWEEPERLHRGLQGARFTATALSGVRRRGWAQSIGEREPGVASVSAPVRGPSNRVVAAVSVSGPIERLTRHPGRMHAQAVIDSAARLSEALRRTG, translated from the coding sequence ATGGACAACTCTAGCGGCGTCGGCGTTCTCGACAAGGCGGCTCTGGTATTGAGCGCCCTGGAGTCCGGGCCGGCCACCCTCGCCGGGCTGGTCGCGGCGACCGGGCTCGCACGACCCACGGCCCACCGGCTGGCCGTGGCACTGGAACACCACCGGATGGTGGCGAGGGACATGCAGGGCCGGTTCATTCTCGGCCCCCGGCTCTCCGAGCTGGCCGCCGCGGCCGGCGAGGACCGCCTGCTGGCCACGGCCGGACCGGTGCTCACGCATCTGCGCGACATCACCGGGGAGAGCGCGCAGCTCTACCGGCGCCAGGGCGACATGCGCATCTGCGTGGCGGCGGCGGAGCGGCTGTCCGGTCTGCGGGACACCGTGCCGGTCGGCTCCACGCTCACCATGAAGGCGGGCTCCTCGGCGCAGATCCTGATGGCCTGGGAGGAGCCGGAGCGCCTGCACCGGGGGCTCCAGGGCGCCCGCTTCACGGCGACGGCGCTCTCCGGCGTACGGCGGCGCGGCTGGGCCCAGTCGATCGGCGAGCGCGAGCCGGGCGTGGCCTCGGTCTCCGCCCCGGTGCGCGGCCCGTCGAACCGCGTGGTCGCCGCCGTCTCGGTCTCCGGACCGATCGAGCGGCTGACCCGCCACCCGGGCCGGATGCACGCCCAGGCCGTCATCGACTCGGCCGCACGGCTGAGCGAGGCGCTGCGCCGCACCGGCTGA
- the leuC gene encoding 3-isopropylmalate dehydratase large subunit: MGRTLAEKVWDDHVVRRAEGEPDLLFIDLHLLHEVTSPQAFDGLRQAGRPVRRLDLTIATEDHNTPTLDIDKPIADPVSRAQLETLRKNCAEFGVRLHPLGDVEQGVVHVVGPQLGLTQPGTTVVCGDSHTSTHGAFGALAFGIGTSQVEHVLATQTLPMARPKTMAITIDGELPDGVTAKDLILAIIARIGTGGGQGYILEYRGSAIEKLSMEARMTICNMSIEAGARAGMIAPDETTFDYLKGRDHAPQGEDWDAAVAYWKTLRTDDDAVFDAEVVIEAAELAPFVTWGTNPGQGAPLSANVPDPASYEDASERNAAEKALEYMGLTAGQPLREISVDTVFVGSCTNGRIEDLRNAAAILDGRKVADGVRMLVVPGSVRVALQAVDEGLDKVFTAAGAEWRHAGCSMCLGMNPDQLAPGERSASTSNRNFEGRQGKGGRTHLVSPQVAAATAVLGHLASPADLSDDRTPAGV, from the coding sequence ATGGGTAGGACACTCGCGGAGAAGGTTTGGGACGACCATGTCGTCCGGCGCGCCGAGGGCGAGCCCGACCTCCTCTTCATCGATCTGCACCTGCTGCACGAGGTGACCAGCCCGCAGGCCTTCGACGGTCTCCGGCAGGCCGGACGCCCGGTACGGCGCCTCGACCTCACCATCGCCACCGAGGACCACAACACCCCGACCCTCGACATCGACAAGCCGATCGCCGACCCGGTCTCGCGCGCCCAGCTGGAGACGCTGCGCAAGAACTGCGCGGAGTTCGGCGTCCGGCTGCACCCGCTGGGCGACGTCGAGCAGGGCGTCGTGCACGTGGTCGGCCCGCAGCTGGGCCTGACCCAGCCCGGCACCACCGTGGTCTGCGGCGACTCCCACACCTCCACGCACGGTGCGTTCGGCGCCCTCGCGTTCGGCATCGGCACCAGCCAGGTCGAGCACGTGCTGGCCACCCAGACGCTGCCGATGGCCCGCCCGAAGACGATGGCGATCACCATCGACGGCGAACTGCCCGACGGCGTCACCGCCAAGGACCTGATCCTGGCGATCATCGCCCGGATCGGCACCGGCGGCGGTCAGGGCTACATCCTCGAATACCGCGGTTCCGCCATCGAGAAGCTCTCGATGGAGGCCCGGATGACCATCTGCAACATGTCGATCGAGGCCGGCGCGCGGGCGGGCATGATCGCCCCCGACGAGACCACCTTCGACTACCTCAAGGGCCGCGACCACGCCCCGCAGGGCGAGGACTGGGACGCCGCCGTCGCGTACTGGAAGACGCTGCGCACCGACGACGACGCGGTCTTCGACGCCGAGGTGGTCATCGAGGCCGCCGAGCTGGCGCCGTTCGTCACCTGGGGCACCAACCCCGGCCAGGGCGCGCCCCTGTCGGCCAACGTCCCCGATCCCGCTTCGTACGAGGACGCCTCGGAGCGCAACGCCGCCGAAAAGGCCCTGGAGTACATGGGGTTGACCGCCGGGCAGCCGCTGCGCGAGATCAGCGTGGACACCGTCTTCGTAGGCTCCTGCACCAACGGCCGCATCGAGGACCTGCGCAACGCCGCCGCGATCCTGGACGGCCGCAAAGTCGCCGACGGCGTACGGATGCTGGTCGTCCCGGGCTCCGTCCGGGTCGCCCTCCAGGCCGTCGACGAGGGCCTGGACAAGGTCTTCACCGCCGCCGGCGCCGAATGGCGGCACGCGGGCTGCTCGATGTGCCTCGGCATGAACCCCGACCAGCTGGCCCCCGGCGAGCGCTCCGCCTCCACCTCGAACCGCAACTTCGAGGGCCGGCAGGGCAAGGGCGGCCGTACGCACCTGGTCTCCCCGCAGGTCGCCGCCGCCACCGCCGTGCTGGGCCATCTGGCCTCGCCCGCCGACCTGTCCGACGACCGCACGCCCGCCGGAGTCTGA